GataattttaaagtttgtaagaaaaataaataagaacagcTAAGAAAGTTCTATCGACTTCTAGTCCTGccaaataaggaaatattataCAGTACTTGTAACAGTGACACTGATCCATACACACAAAGATCAATTGAGCAAAATAGAAactatacatatttacatacacTTGGTATATTATAAATGtggcattttaaattaaatggggAAACAAGAGATTTTTTTGTAATGGTAAAAGAAAAACTGGGTAGCCATCTAGATATTATAAAGTTGTTATCAGTTCTTGGATATATTGGGATAACATTTTAGatggatcaaagatttaaatataagaaagcaaaatcacttagaaaaaataggggcgcctctgtggctcagccagttaagcatcccactcttgatttccgctcaggtcatgttcttggctcaggtcatgatctcagggtcatgagacagacccctgcatcaggctctgcgctcagtcaggagtctgcttgagattctctccctccctcctcctctctctctttctaaaataaataaatcttttaaaaataaaggctaaaACAAATCTCATGAGTTGTATAATCAGATGACTGGTTATAGGGATCAATCCCCAAAAGTTTAGGAATGGTGACTTCAGAGACAGGAAAGTGCAAGAGTAGCTTAGCATCTCTGCATCTGAGATGAAACAAGTCTGAGAGTTCCTTCCAGCCATACCACCTTTGAATTCAACCAATGCCCTGTTTACTCTCTGGACAACATAAACCTTTAttgggattgggggaggggggagggcttttttttttttaaaccaataattATTCCATGCGTTTTCTAGCTCAGCCTTAATCTCATCCTCAACAGAAGACCTCAGTTAAGCAACTTAGGATTCTGCCACTTGCCTACGCGGGGTCCCCTTGGAGAAATCCCTTCAACTCtgtcagtttctccatctgtaaaatgggttttcCGGTCAAATACCATTTCTGCCAGGCCACAAGTCACTGATAAAACCTAACAGATTTCAGCTCCTCCCCTTCCAGCTGTGTTACCCTGGAAACGATGTGCTCCCACACGGAGGCCCGGCTGAGTCCACACACACGCTACTCCTTCACCGACTCTCCAGCTCCGCGACGAAAGACAGGGTCATCTCCATCTTGGTGACAACGAAGCCGATACACAGCAAGGATGAGGAACTTACCCTTTGGTCACACAGCGTCAGCGACcttgatcttgatcttgatcGGGCCCAGCCATCAGACATCAGGGCTTGCCCGCTAGCCTTGCCCTGTCGCCACCTTACAGTAAAGCCCCACAAAGGAGACGAGAGGGGAATTGATTACATGGCGAACAGCGCCTGGCTTTTGAATTCGGATTGTTTGTGGCTTCGAGGACCAGGTGTGGAGGCCCCCGGAGCTGGGGCTTCTCGCCGCCATACCCTCTAGACGGCGATGCGGCCCGTTCTGCCTAAATTCCAGGGAAACAGGCCTTGGGAAAAGCTCTAAACCAACCCATCTCACACAACGGAGGTACAACTCTTAAGGCCCACACGGGAAACCGAGCCGCGGGAGCCTCCTCAGGCTCCCTCCAGGTGGCGCTGTAGGACTGACTCACGTTCCAAAATGCACAGCCGTCTTCTGGCTTGCCCCAGGGGATATAGAGCACAGAGAAAAGCAACACTCAAGCCTAGAGCGGCATTTCCCAGGAACCGCCCAGGTCGCCTCGCGGGCGCCATGCACTTCCGCTTCCGGTTCTTTATTCCGGAAGTTGCTTTCTGAAATAGCGTGCGGTCTTTGTCGGCTTCCACCATGGCGTACCGTGGCCAGGGCCAAAAAGTGCAGAAGGTGATGGTTCAGCCCATCGTATCCTACGCAGCATGTCAGGACTAGCAGGTTCGGGCCAGAAAGCGGGGGGGCGAAGGAGCAGACCGAGAGCGGGCCTGGGGGAACGGAGTGCGGCCCACATCCCATGAGCCCCCGGGGCGACCGTGGCCGGGAGAAAGCGCGGGTAGTTGAGACCGGGTGGGAGGTGGGCTTGGGCAGAGCCCTGTGGTGGGAAGTGCAGGAGTGGCGCGGACGAGCGAAAGGAAGGCGGCCTTAATTAGGAACTGAGTGAAGTGGGAGTTAGCGGTCTCGGAGACGAGGAAGATGCGGGCGCCAAGAAATGGCTGGGGAGTAAGAGAGTGGGCGGGAATTCCGTCAGAACCTTTCGGGAACCCGAAACCAGTGCCCGGCTGGACGCTGTTCGTGTCATGCACACCAGATCTCATGTTCCGAAAACAAAGGCGAGGTGAGGGTAGGTAAGATCGACCGGTATTGGGGAGCACCGTCTGCTCTATGCGTGTGTTTTTTCCTTAACCACTGGTGCAGAACCTCATCTTCAGATACTTGCAGAATGTACGTAAGTTCTATGTTCTTTGTTGTTTtgtaattacctctttaaaaggTGAATTTATTTGCCTGTGTGTGTCATCCTGTCTGCTCGGTGTGTTCTCGAGTTAAAATTAATCGGTGAAACTGGGgagcttggctggctcagtcggtggagcacgCGCACGACTCCTGATCTTGGAGCcttgagttcaagacccacgttgagtgtggagattactttaaaaaatcaatattaagtGAAACTTGAGATTGGAGGGGTGCTTGAGGGGAAGGGGCTCAGGCAAAGCTCTAATGTGATGAAATGCCAGCCCAAGCGTTGAAAGAATTGTGTCATCCTTACTTTGCAAGACCAAAATCACTAATTCCAAAAAGTAGTTACTGGCAAACGACTGGTGTTTGGGTACTTTTGTTGGTAGTCATTATGGCTAGAATATTGGAacctctcccctttcttccccctggGATGAAACATTGGAAGAAGACTCCTGTGGACTTTAAACCACATAGTaaggtgtggggggggtggggctggtagtatacttaaatatagaaaagatgcccaaaaaggaagagaggagggataGGCTTGGAGGATATTGTGACAGCTTCCTTTCCTTTGGGGGAATTTCTAGCATCCCAAACTGCGAGGTGGTAGGGCAAAGtattgaaattattttggaaataagatGTAATTTCTGTTACTCTTGATAAATTTTAGTATGTGATAACATAGTTGGAAGCAGATTAATTTCAagctattgtattttttaagtaatctctacacccaacatggggctccagcccacaaccccaagatcaagagtcacaggcttcaccaaccaagccagccagttGCCCCAGGCCATTATGTTTAATCACACCAGATCTGAGGGTCTTTCCCCAGATGGTTAAATGTGAGGGAAGCTAGGAACCTAGCTTCTGGATTTTGCTAACGCAGGTAAGAAAGCCCTTGATCATTGGAAATTACCACATTGTGCTACACTGTCAGTTTGCACTCTAAATGCATTGAGATGGGAAGCAGTAAGAAATATGACTGAGTCCCAAGATGACAGGAAAATTATTAACTTAGTCCTAGTATAGCATTTATTGAGAATGTTTCTTGGCAAGTAACTAGTCTTGGTTATCAGTTCTTGGATATGAATCAAGTAGTTAAAATTCttgacttttactttttaaggttttctttggGAGTCGTATTTCTCTGTTGTTTGACTGGAGTGATTGGGTTTTATgtacttgttttttaaacatagctattttcatttttttcagagatcTCGAATTCAGGTGTGGCTTTATGAGCAAGTGAACATGCGGATAGAGGGCTGTATCATTGTGAGTACCCAGGATGTTTTCTCTCGGAGCAGTGTGTTCACAGAAAATGATTTCACAAAAAATGCCCAGCCAGAGCAGGGTACAAAACGTCAAAGACGCAACCCAAGCAGAGTTCTTCAGGGCCACTATTCTTGTCTCATTGTTCTATTTgatgggaaagagggaaaattaatttttgataattaaataaCAATGTTAGTATTTGAAGGagggaacaaaagaaataaaattagagtcAGGAGAAAACTAATGGTATATTAGTTCTATATTAGGTGATACCTGAATATAGCTGGGTGGGGTTAGTTAAATAAGATTTTCAGGATAACAGAATATCCTAAATAATGTGGGGGggtgatttattttagagagagaggtggggaggggcaaagggagaggtacagagaatctcaaacagacttcctgttgagTGCGGACTCCGGGCCTGACTCCGGGCCTGATCCCAGGAAAGAATCAGATGCCAACCAACTGCACCTCCCACACATCCCATCCCTAAAtaatgtgttgttgttgttgttgttttaagattttgtttactacTTTGAGAGAGCCACAGAACATGAGTGTGCAAGTgggaggaggtgcagagagagaggaagaggtagactctcctctgagcagggagcctgatataggacttgatcccaggacatcgagatcatgacctgagccaaaggcagacacttaactgactgagccacctgggtgcccctaaataaggttttatttatttatttatttatttttcgaagatttatttatttatttatttgacagagagagagatcacaagcaggcagagaggcaggcagagagagagaggaggaagcaggctccctgctgagcagagagcccgatgcgggcctcgatcccaggaccctgagatcatgacctgagccgaaggcagcggcttaacccactgagccacccaggcgcccctaaataaggttttaaagaaaaataaaatatgtctgaaAAGTTTTAGGATACTTTGATACCTTTAGATACTGTTGGTTCTATTAGTAATCTCCCCTGTTTACGGGGGAAAAAAACATGTTATGGGTAATAGCAAGAGTTGTTTTGTAAGGAGCATGGGAAGACTGGTGACAGTGGAAGTTAAtctgcatgtatacacacatactctGTATTAGGTAAGTTATAAAAGATAGGGACAGTGGGTCTTAGCATAGCTAATCAAATCTTAAATCCACAAGGTTCCAGAGGTAATTTGGAGTACATTTGGctttcttgttatttaaaaagGCTTTAGGAGGGAGATGGTATTTTAGCTAAAAGATCGGTGGAAGAGGAGTTTCTGAAGTTAGTTGGCATTTCTGTATCTAGGTTGGTGTATTCATCTGCAGTGGTTTGGGTAGGATTTTACTTGAAAAATGACATTCAGTTGGCTTATTTTTCTAGGGTTTCGATGAGTACATGAACCTCGTATTAGATGATGCCGAAGAGATTCATTCTAAaacaaagttaagaaaacaaCTGGGTAAGAATACAGATGGCCTTTGGGAACTGTGGCAAGTTTTATTCAGTTGCAGAATTGAATGAGTTGCAACTCAGTCCATGTTTAAATTTAGTTTGCATTTGAAAATTTACTGTGTGGGAGAGTAGTTCACTCTTAAAATTCTCTGCCACTTACTGCTAACCCCACtcccatttctgcttttgtttttccactgAACTCTCACCAAGGTCACCGAAGACAAATGATGTTAAATTTACTAATGGTCAATATTAGTCTTCCTCAAACTCTGAACAGCATTTGGCACTGTTGGCCACTCCTACCTTAAAACACTTTGTTCCTTTGGTTCTGTGGTACTGTACTcaaaattttcacttttcatttctgtttattcctTTTCAGACTTCCGTATATTTGTTCTCTGGGACCCCGCCATTAAATGTTTTGAGCTGCTCAAGACTTAGTCGTAGGTCTTCTTGTCATTCCGTGCTACTTACCCAAGACTTTATTTTCAATTACCATCTATATATTGACCTCAGATTTACCTCTGTAGCCCTAGACCTCTCTGAGCCTATTCAACATTTCTACCTGAATGTTTCAAAGACTCCTCAAAGTTAGCGTGTGAGATTTCAAACTCACTTCCCTCCCCTTAACACACTCTTGGAGCTATTTTAGTGTTCCCTGTCTTTCTGAATGGCACCAGCCACCATTCACTtcactgattgatttttttataacTACTTCATCCCCCTCCAGTTCGCTCTTCAAGCCGCAGTTATCTTTTAAAAGCACCAGTCTGACCTGGTCGTCCTTTACTTGAAATCCTTCAGTGACTTCCTGTTGCTAGGAGgataagaaaatcttttaatgTGTTCTGCAAGGTTCTTCATGATCTGGCTTTTTGCCCCCTGCTCATTTTGTATCACTCCGCTTCATTTTTCCAAGTTTCATCCAGCTTGTGTTCTTTCAGTTCTCTGAATGTGCACATTTGCCCCACTGTAAATCTTTGTCTGTGCTGTTGCCTGTGTCTTTAGATGTCAAATGTCAAATATCaagagtttggttttgtttaactGGAGTAGGGATGGGGGAGTCAAGATGTGTTGTGCTCTCTGAATTTGTAGTAGAACACTCATTAGTCGGGTTATTTTATTAATGTCTCTGTCACTGGACCAGATGTTCTATAAGTCCTGTCTTTTTTGATCTCTAATAAGACTGCTGCCTGATTCAGTGCCTGCCATGTAATAGaaactcagaaatatttaaataatgaatgcAATTTCTTAACCCGGTTAACAAAGGATCTTTAGTATTCATGACTTTAAGACAAACTGagtcctttcttttaaaaaccctattcatttggagtttatttggatactttgtttttaattgtttaaagcCCCAGTTCACAGCTCACTAGTACTTTCATCTGTGGTAGGTTTCAGGTGCCTCTTTTTTCCAAACCCCGAGGATCATCTTGATCCTAAAGTAGATATGTGGAAAGTAGAATCTGAGAAGTGGTATGGTGTTTTGCTATGCTTCTTTATCCTTGGGCTATTTTTGTGAAAGCCTGGATTTTCACAATTAAACTTGTCTTGCCATGAAAGGCAAACTAGCCTTATTGACATCCTattctttataaattaattagGGAGTTGAATTCCTATGGAAGTATTTATCCTGCAGAATATATTAGTATTACCTGTTACAgaggttttaaaaagtgaaaccattTAATCTTTGGGATTGATTGAGCATTTTTCAGACTGATTTTACTCAACACCAATGTTCCCTAAAAATTTTTATAGACATTCTCAGGAAAAAACTATTCTTTGGTCAAGTAAGATTAAGAAATGGTGGATAAAGTTCAAACAGGTTTATTAATTGCAGGAATATACTAAGAACTCTAAAAATGGTGCTACTTttcataaaataacatttctctaCCTTCATTAGGTTATTACTAGAGAAGTTCATAGGCTCTAATATGAATAGCCTTTCAATATAtggatatttgaaatttttcacatACCTGCTCAAGAgagaaagcattttcaaaattgtttaaatATGATCCAGAATTCTGAGGCTAAATGGTGGTTACATGCTTGCTGAGTCACtattaatagctttttctttctttcttttttttaaaattttgtgttgcAGGTCGGATCATGCTAAAAGGAGATAATATTACCCTGCTCCAAAGTGTCTCCAACTAGAAATGATCAATGAAGTGAGAAATGCTTGAGAAGGCCATGTAGTTTTGGGTTTTTAGAGATGTTCTTTGTTGGGgtgtatttctaaaacattttgtttgtattgtttt
The window above is part of the Mustela erminea isolate mMusErm1 chromosome 17, mMusErm1.Pri, whole genome shotgun sequence genome. Proteins encoded here:
- the SNRPE gene encoding small nuclear ribonucleoprotein E isoform X2, producing MAYRGQGQKVQKVMVQPINLIFRYLQNRSRIQVWLYEQVNMRIEGCIIGFDEYMNLVLDDAEEIHSKTKLRKQLGRIMLKGDNITLLQSVSN
- the SNRPE gene encoding small nuclear ribonucleoprotein E isoform X1 yields the protein MAYRGQGQKVQKVMVQPINLIFRYLQNRSRIQVWLYEQVNMRIEGCIIGFDEYMNLVLDDAEEIHSKTKLRKQLGKNTDGLWELWQVLFSCRIE